Proteins from one Sander lucioperca isolate FBNREF2018 chromosome 16, SLUC_FBN_1.2, whole genome shotgun sequence genomic window:
- the LOC116043245 gene encoding tripartite motif-containing protein 16-like — MEQKGVQLDRETFSCSICLDLLKDPVTINCGHSYCMNCIKGFWDEGDEKEMYSCPQCRQSFTPRPVLVKSTMLAALVEELKKTGLQAAPADHCYAGAEDVACDFCTGRKLKAIKSCLQCLISYCEKHLQPHVESPAFEKHKLVEPSKKLQENVCSRHDEVMKLFCRTDQQLICSLCSVDEHKGHDTVSAAAERAERQRELEGSRQTIQQRIQDREKDVKLLQQQAEAIDRSADKAVEDSEKIFTELIRLLEKRSSDVKQQVRSQQKREASRVKELQEELEQEITELKRKDVELKKLSHTEDHNQFLHNYPSLSPLSQSSIHIRPLSCFEDVTAAVTEVRDKLQDVLREEWTTVSLTGTEVDVLLPQPEPKTRAGFLKYSREITLDPNTAHTWLLLSEGNRKATFMRQQQSYSSHPDRFTDWFQVLSRESLTGRCYWEVERRGLVSVAVTYKNISRAGRSVECGFGRDDKSWALDCDNNKYTFWSNKVQTPVSGPKSSRVGVYLDHSAGILSFYSVSETMTLLHRVQTTFTQPLYAGLYVYGYGNSAELRKLK; from the coding sequence ATGGAGCAGAAAGGAGTTCAGCTGGACCGGGAAACCTTCTCTTGTTCCATTtgtctggatctactgaaggatccggtgactattaactgtggacacagctactgcatgaactgtattaaaGGCTTCTGGGATGAAGGGGATGAGAAGGAAATGTACAGCTGCCCTCAGTGCAGGCAGAGCTTCACACCGAGGCCTGTACTGGTGAAAAGCACCATGTTAGCAGCtttagtggaggagctgaagaagactggactccaagctgctcctgctgatcactgctatgctggagctgaagatgtggcctgtgattTCTGCACCGGGAGAAAACTCAAAGCCATCAAGTCCTGTCTGCAATGTCTGATCTCTTATTGTGAGAAACACCTTCAGCCTCATGTTGAATCCCCTGCTTTCgagaaacacaagctggtggagccgTCCAAGAAGCTCCAGGAGAACGTCTGCTCTCGTCATGATGAGGTAATGAAGCTTTTCTGCCGTACTGATCAGCAGCTTATCTgttctctctgctctgtggatgaacataaaggccacgacacagtctcagctgcagcagagagagctgagaggcagagagagctcgaggggagtcgacagaccatccagcagagaatccaggacagagagaaagatgtgaagctgcttcaacagCAGGCGGAGGCCATCGATCGCTCTGCCGataaagcagtggaggacagcgagaagatcttcaccgagctgatccgtctcttggagaaaagaagctctgatgtgaagcagcaggtcagatctcagcagaaaagagaagcgagtcgagtcaaagagcttcaggaggagctggagcaggagatcactgagctgaagaggaaagacgttgagctgaagaagctctcacacacagaggatcacaaccagtttctacacaactacccctcactgtcaccactcagCCAATCCAGCATCCATATCCGTCCTCTGAGCTGCTTTGAGGACGTGACGGCGGCCGTGACAGAAGTCagagataaactacaggacGTCCTGAGAGAGGAGTGGACAACCGTCTCACTGACAGGGACTGAAGTGGACGTTTTACTGCCACAACCAGAGCCCAAGACCAGAGCtggattcttaaaatattcacgtgaaatcacactggatccaaacacagcacacacatggCTGTTATTATCTGAGGGGAACAGGAAAGCAACATTCATGAGACAACAACAGTCTTATTCTAGTCACCCAGACAGATTCACTGACTGGTTtcaggtcctgagtagagagagtctgactggacgttgttactgggaggtggagaggagaggattaGTTTCTGTAGCAGTCACATACaagaatatcagcagagcagggAGGTCGGTTGAATGTGGATTTGGACGAGATGACAAATCTTGGGCGTTAGATtgtgacaacaacaaatatacatTTTGGTCCAACAAAGTCCAAACTCCCGTCTCAGGTCctaagtcctccagagtaggagtgtacctggatcacagtgcaggtattctgtccttctacagcgtctctgaaaccatgactctcctccacagagtccagaccacattcactcagccgctCTATGCTGGACTTTATGTTTATGGTTATGGAAACTCTGCTGAGTTGCGTAAACTGAAATAG
- the LOC118492934 gene encoding tripartite motif-containing protein 16-like — translation MEQKGVQLDRETFSCSICLDLLKDPVTINCGHSYCMNCIKGFWDEGDEKEMYSCPQCRQSFTPRPVLVKNTMLAALVEELKKTGLQAAPADHCYAGAEDVACDFCTGRKLKAIKSCLQCLISYCEKHLQPHFESPAFEKHKLVEPSKKLQENVCSRHDEVMKIQVSAAAERAERQKKLEGSRQTIQQRIQDREKDVKLLQQQAEAIDRSADKAVEDSEKIFTEMIRLLEKRSSDVKQQVRSQQKSEVSRVKELQEELEQEITELKRKDAELKKLSHTEDHNQFLHNYPSLSPLSQSTSSIHIRPLSCFEDVTAAVSEVRDKLQDVLREEWTNVSLTGTEVDVLLPQPEPKTRAGFLKYSREITLDPNTAYTRLLLSEGNRKATVMTRQQSYPSHPDRFKDRGQVLSRESLTGRCYWEVETRGGISVAVAYKNIKRAGWLDECDFGRNDKSWALDFDFKKYTFWSNEVQTRVSGPESSRVGVYLDHSAGILSFYSVSETMTLLHRVQTTFTQPLYAGLTVYAYGDSAELCKLK, via the coding sequence ATGGAGCAGAAAGGAGTTCAGCTGGACCGGGAAACCTTCTCttgttccatctgtctggatctactgaaggatccggtgactattaactgtggacacagctactgcatgaactgtattaaaGGCTTCTGGGATGAAGGGGATGAGAAGGAAATGTACAGCTGCCCTCAGTGCAGGCAGAGCTTCACACCGAGGCCTGTACTGGtgaaaaacaccatgttagcagctttagtggaggagctgaagaagactggactccaagctgctcctgctgatcactgctatgctggagctgaagatgtggcctgtgattTCTGCACCGGGAGAAAACTCAAAGCCATCAAGTCCTGTCTGCAATGTCTGATCTCTTATTGTGAGAAACACCTTCAGCCTCATTTTGAATCCCCTGCTTTCgagaaacacaagctggtggagccgTCCAAGAAGCTCCAGGAGAACGTCTGCTCTCGTCATGATGAGGTAATGAAGATTCAagtctcagctgcagcagagagagctgagaggcagaaaaagctcgaggggagtcgacagaccatccagcagagaatccaggacagagagaaagatgtgaagctgcttcaacagCAGGCGGAGGCCATCGATCGctctgctgataaagcagtggaggacagcGAGAAGATCTTCACCGAGATGATCCGTCTCctggagaaaagaagctctgatgtgaagcagcaggtcagatctcagcagaaaagtgaagtgagtcgagtcaaagagcttcaggaggagctggagcaggagatcactgagctgaagaggaaagacgctgagctgaagaagctctcacacacagaggatcacaaccagtttctacacaactacccctcactgtcaccactcagCCAATCAACATCCAGCATCCATATCCGTCCTCTGAGCTGCTTCGAGGACGTGACGGCGGCcgtgtcagaagtcagagataaactacaggacGTCCTGAGAGAGGAGTGGACAAACGTCTCACTGACAGGGACTGAAGTGGACGTTTTACTGCCACAACCAGAGCCCAAGACCAGAGCtggattcttaaaatattcacgtgaaatcacactggatccaaacacagcaTACACAAGGCTGTTATTATCTGAGGGGAACAGGAAAGCAACAGTCATGACTCGACAACAGTCTTATCCTAGTCACCCAGACAGATTCAAAGACAGGGGtcaggtcctgagtagagagagtctgactggacgttgttactgggaggtggagacGAGAGGAggaatttctgtagcagtcgCATACAAGAATATCAAGAGAGCAGGGTGGTTGGATGAATGTGATTTTGGACGAAATGATAAATCTTGGGCATTAGATTTTGACTTCAAGAAATATACATTTTGGTCCAACGAAGTCCAAACTCGTGTCTCAGGTCctgagtcctccagagtaggagtgtacctggatcacagtgcaggtattctgtccttctacagcgtctctgaaaccatgactctcctccacagagtccagaccacattcactcagccgctCTATGCTGGACTAACGGTTTATGCTTACGGAGACTCTGCTGAGttgtgtaaactgaaatag
- the LOC116036847 gene encoding tripartite motif-containing protein 16-like isoform X1 codes for MAQKGVQLDRETFSCSICLDLLKDPVTINCGHSYCMNCIKGFWDEGDEKEMYSCPQCRQSFTPRPVLVKSTMLADLVEELKKTGLQAAPADHCYAGAEDVACDVCTGRKLKAIKSCLQCLISYCEKHLQPHFESPAFEKHKLVEPSKKLQENVCSRHDEVMKMFCHQQLICYLCSVDEHKGHDTVSAAAERAERQRELEGSRQTIQQRIQDREKDVKLLQQQAEAIDRSADKAVEDSEKIFTELIRLLEKRSSDVKQQVRSQQKREVSRVKELQEKLEQEITELKRKDAELKKLSHTEDHNQFLHNYPSLSPLSQSTSSIHISPLSCFEDVTAAVSEVRDKLQDVLREEWTNVSLTGTEVDVLLPQPEPKTRAGFLKYSREITLDPNTAYTLLLLSEGNRKATLMRQHQSYSSHPDRFTGWCQVLSRESLTGRCYWEVERRGGVYVAVAYKNISRAGGWDECLFGRNDKSWALDCDNNNYTFWYNKVQTRVSGPESSRVGVYLDHSAGILSFYSVSETMTLLHRVQTTFTQPLYAGLMVYGSYGNSAELCKLK; via the coding sequence ATGGCGCAGAAAGGAGTTCAGCTGGACCGGGAAACCTTCTCttgttccatctgtctggatctactgaaggatccggtgactattaactgtggacacagctactgcatgaactgtattaaaGGCTTCTGGGATGAAGGGGATGAGAAGGAAATGTACAGCTGCCCTCAGTGCAGGCAGAGCTTCACACCGAGGCCTGTACTGGTGAAAAGCACCATGTTAGCAGAtttagtggaggagctgaaaaagactggactccaagctgctcctgctgatcactgctatgctggagctgaagatgtggcctgtgatgtctGCACCGGGAGAAAACTCAAAGCCATCAAGTCCTGTCTGCAATGTCTGATCTCTTATTGTGAGAAACACCTTCAGCCTCATTTTGAATCCCCTGCTTTCgagaaacacaagctggtggagccgTCCAAGAAGCTCCAGGAGAACGTCTGCTCTCGTCATGATGAGGTAATGAAGATGTTCTGCCATCAGCAGCttatctgttatctctgctctgtggatgaacataaaggccacgacacagtctcagctgcagcagagagagctgagaggcagagagagctcgaggggagtcgacagaccatccagcagagaatccaggacagagagaaagatgtgaagctgcttcaacagCAGGCGGAGGCCATCGATCGctctgctgataaagcagtggaggacagcgagaagatcttcaccgagctgatccgtctcctggagaaaagaagctctgatgtgaagcagcaggtcagatctcagcagaaaagagaagtgagtcgagtcaaagagcttcaggagaagctggagcaggagatcactgagctgaagaggaaagacgctgagctgaagaagctctcacacacagaggatcacaaccagtttctacacaactacccctcactgtcaccactcagCCAATCAACATCCAGCATCCATATCAGTCCTCTGAGCTGCTTTGAGGACGTGACGGCGGCcgtgtcagaagtcagagataaactacaggacGTCCTGAGAGAGGAGTGGACAAACGTCTCACTGACAGGGACTGAAGTGGACGTTTTACTGCCACAACCAGAGCCCAAGACCAGAGCtggattcttaaaatattcacgtgaaatcacactggatccaaacacagcaTACACACTGCTGTTATTATCTGAGGGGAACAGGAAAGCAACATTAATGAGACAACATCAGTCTTATTCTAGTCACCCAGACAGATTCACTGGCTGGTGtcaggtcctgagtagagagagtctgactggacgttgttactgggaggtggagaggagaggaggagtttatgtagcagtcgcatacaagaatatcagcagagcaggggggTGGGATGAATGTTTATTTGGACGAAATGATAAATCTTGGGCGTTAGATTGTGACAACAACAATTATACATTTTGGTACAACAAAGTCCAAACTCGTGTCTCAGGTCctgagtcctccagagtaggagtgtacctggatcacagtgcaggtattctgtccttctacagcgtctctgaaaccatgactctcctccacagagtccagaccacattcactcagccccTCTATGCTGGACTAATGGTTTATGGTTCTTATGGaaactctgctgagttgtgtaaactgaaatag
- the LOC116043243 gene encoding tripartite motif-containing protein 16-like produces MAQKGVQLDWETFSCSICLDLLKDPVTINCGHSYCMNCIKGFWDEGDEKEMYSCPQCRQSFTPRPVLVKNTMLAALVEELKKTGLQAAPADHCYAGAEDVACDVCTGRKLKAIKSCLQCLASFCEKHLQFHYESAPYKKHKLVEPSKKLQENVCSRHDEVMKIFCRTDQKLICSLCSVDEHKGHDKVSAAAERAERQRELEGSRQTIQQRIQDREKDVKLLQQQAEAIDRSADKAVEDSEKIFTELIRLLEKRSSDVKQQVRSQQKSEVSRVKELQEELEQEITELKRKDAELKKLSHTEDHNQFLHNYPSLSPLSQSTSSIRIRPLSCFEDVTAAVSEVRDKLQDVLREEWTNVSLTGTEVDVLLPQPEPKTRAGFLKYSREITLDPNTANTLLLLSEGNRKATFMWEQQSYSSHPDRFTDWCQVLSRESLTGRCYWEVERRGGVYVAVAYKNISRAGGSIECEFGQNDKSWALDCDNNKYTFWYNKVQTRVSGPESSRVGVYLDHSAGILSFYSISETMTLLHRVQTTFTQPLYAGLTVYYYGFENSAELCKLK; encoded by the coding sequence GGCTTCTGGGATGAAGGGGATGAGAAGGAAATGTACAGCTGCCCTCAGTGCAGGCAGAGCTTCACACCGAGGCCTGTACTGGtgaaaaacaccatgttagcagctttagtggaggagctgaagaagactggactccaagctgctcctgctgatcactgctatgctggagctgaagatgtggcctgtgatgtctGCACCGGGAGAAAACTCAAAGCCATCAAGTCCTGTCTGCAATGTCTGGCTTCTTTCTGTGAGAAACACCTTCAGTTTCATTACGAATCAGCTCCATacaagaaacacaagctggtggagccgTCCAAGAAGCTCCAGGAGAACGTCTGCTCTCGTCATGATGAGGTAATGAAGATTTTCTGCCGTACTGATCAGAAGCTTATCTGTTCTCTCTGCTCCGTGGATGAACATAAAGGCCACGACAAagtctcagctgcagcagagagagctgagaggcagagagagctcgaggggagtcgacagaccatccagcagagaatccaggacagagagaaagatgtgaagctgcttcaacagCAGGCGGAGGCCATCGATCGctctgctgataaagcagtggaggacagcgagaagatcttcaccgagctgatccgtctcctggagaaaagaagctctgatgtgaagcagcaggtcagatctcagcagaaaagtgaagtgagtcgagtcaaagagcttcaggaggagctggagcaggagatcactgagctgaagaggaaagacgctgagctgaagaagctctcacacacagaggatcacaaccagtttctacacaactacccctcactgtcaccactcagCCAATCAACATCCAGCATCCGTATCCGTCCTCTGAGCTGCTTTGAGGACGTGACGGCGGCcgtgtcagaagtcagagataaactacaggacGTCCTGAGAGAGGAGTGGACAAACGTCTCACTGACAGGGACTGAAGTGGACGTTTTACTGCCACAACCAGAGCCCAAGACCAGAGCtggattcttaaaatattcacgtgaaatcacactggatccaaacacagcaaacacactGCTGTTATTATCTGAGGGGAACAGGAAAGCAACATTCATGTGGGAACAACAGTCTTATTCTAGTCACCCAGACAGATTCACTGACTGGTGtcaggtcctgagtagagagagtctgactggacgttgttactgggaggtggagaggagaggaggagtttatgtagcagtcgcatacaagaatatcagcagagcaggggggTCGATTGAATGTGAATTTGGACAAAATGATAAATCTTGGGCGTTAGATtgtgacaacaacaaatatacatTTTGGTACAACAAAGTCCAAACTCGTGTCTCAGGTCctgagtcctccagagtaggagtgtacctggatcacagtgcaggtattctgtccttctacagcatctctgaaaccatgactctcctccacagagtccagaccacattcactcagccgctCTATGCTGGACTAACGGTTTATTATTATGGTTTTGAaaactctgctgagttgtgtaaactgaaatag
- the LOC116036847 gene encoding tripartite motif-containing protein 16-like isoform X2 yields the protein MAQKGVQLDRETFSCSICLDLLKDPVTINCGHSYCMNCIKGFWDEGDEKEMYSCPQCRQSFTPRPVLVKSTMLADLVEELKKTGLQAAPADHCYAGAEDVACDVCTGRKLKAIKSCLQCLISYCEKHLQPHFESPAFEKHKLVEPSKKLQENVCSRHDEVMKMFCHQQLICYLCSVDEHKGHDTVSAAAERAERQRELEGSRQTIQQRIQDREKDVKLLQQQAEAIDRSADKAVEDSEKIFTELIRLLEKRSSDVKQQVRSQQKREVSRVKELQEKLEQEITELKRKDAELKKLSHTEDHNQFLHNYPSLSPLSQSTSSIHISPLSCFEDVTAAVSEVRDKLQDVLREEWTNVSLTGTEVDVLLPQPEPKTRAGFLKYSREITLDPNTAYTLLLLSEGNRKATLMRQHQSYSSHPDRFTGWCQVLSRESLTGRCYWEVERRGGVYVAVAYKNISRAGGWDECLFGRNDKSWALDCDNNNYTFWYNKVQTRVSGPESSRVGVYLDHSAGILSFYSVSETMTLLHRVQTTFTQPLYAGLMVYTLLSCVN from the exons ATGGCGCAGAAAGGAGTTCAGCTGGACCGGGAAACCTTCTCttgttccatctgtctggatctactgaaggatccggtgactattaactgtggacacagctactgcatgaactgtattaaaGGCTTCTGGGATGAAGGGGATGAGAAGGAAATGTACAGCTGCCCTCAGTGCAGGCAGAGCTTCACACCGAGGCCTGTACTGGTGAAAAGCACCATGTTAGCAGAtttagtggaggagctgaaaaagactggactccaagctgctcctgctgatcactgctatgctggagctgaagatgtggcctgtgatgtctGCACCGGGAGAAAACTCAAAGCCATCAAGTCCTGTCTGCAATGTCTGATCTCTTATTGTGAGAAACACCTTCAGCCTCATTTTGAATCCCCTGCTTTCgagaaacacaagctggtggagccgTCCAAGAAGCTCCAGGAGAACGTCTGCTCTCGTCATGATGAGGTAATGAAGATGTTCTGCCATCAGCAGCttatctgttatctctgctctgtggatgaacataaaggccacgacacagtctcagctgcagcagagagagctgagaggcagagagagctcgaggggagtcgacagaccatccagcagagaatccaggacagagagaaagatgtgaagctgcttcaacagCAGGCGGAGGCCATCGATCGctctgctgataaagcagtggaggacagcgagaagatcttcaccgagctgatccgtctcctggagaaaagaagctctgatgtgaagcagcaggtcagatctcagcagaaaagagaagtgagtcgagtcaaagagcttcaggagaagctggagcaggagatcactgagctgaagaggaaagacgctgagctgaagaagctctcacacacagaggatcacaaccagtttctacacaactacccctcactgtcaccactcagCCAATCAACATCCAGCATCCATATCAGTCCTCTGAGCTGCTTTGAGGACGTGACGGCGGCcgtgtcagaagtcagagataaactacaggacGTCCTGAGAGAGGAGTGGACAAACGTCTCACTGACAGGGACTGAAGTGGACGTTTTACTGCCACAACCAGAGCCCAAGACCAGAGCtggattcttaaaatattcacgtgaaatcacactggatccaaacacagcaTACACACTGCTGTTATTATCTGAGGGGAACAGGAAAGCAACATTAATGAGACAACATCAGTCTTATTCTAGTCACCCAGACAGATTCACTGGCTGGTGtcaggtcctgagtagagagagtctgactggacgttgttactgggaggtggagaggagaggaggagtttatgtagcagtcgcatacaagaatatcagcagagcaggggggTGGGATGAATGTTTATTTGGACGAAATGATAAATCTTGGGCGTTAGATTGTGACAACAACAATTATACATTTTGGTACAACAAAGTCCAAACTCGTGTCTCAGGTCctgagtcctccagagtaggagtgtacctggatcacagtgcaggtattctgtccttctacagcgtctctgaaaccatgactctcctccacagagtccagaccacattcactcagccccTCTATGCTGGACTAATGGTTT acactctgctgagttgtgtaaactga